One genomic window of Halobellus limi includes the following:
- a CDS encoding vWA domain-containing protein yields the protein MALSDAFLSPLGLAALLAAVPVVLLYLVRPDPRRVTLPTVRFLTDADGTSSSRPLLERLKRSALLLLQLLAIVLFATALAAPYVPVSESETVEETVLVVDASASMNVETGGTTRFDRAVAAAREETTSTTSVVVVDGESSIALRAGTAGDAAETLSDLRATDAPGDLRTAIARGSSLAGENARVVVLSDFAGDDDWEAAVQSARARGLTVDLRQFDGGGDDNVGIVDRSFSGEEVTVSVQNSGSEEVTRRVSLGEAEETVSLAPGDVRSVTLPVPAGGGEVRLSPGDSFPTDDVAYVAAPEDAAVDVLLVTNDENRYLTTALSVIDPVELTVVEPPDSIPDPPEETYDVVLYSNVDADEIRDAHVAAGRDALAADGGVGVQADGSMPVDAYGDLLLIAPDGMGSNPTLATPAADELTRDITFPPPERYVRGDLRSGRALVSTNDGTPIVATESRGGGRILYYGYVESGSSFKYDFEYPIFWKRSVYALADRESLSDLNRETGAGLSFGNETTIETPRGEVTASRIDAAAAGFYVADGSRYSASLLDPAESDVSAAPVDSDAGGAPTTREEERTVPGPLTEWVALGIVAVALGEVAFLRRRGDL from the coding sequence ATGGCCCTCTCGGACGCCTTCCTCTCCCCGCTCGGACTCGCCGCCCTCCTCGCTGCGGTTCCCGTCGTCCTCCTGTATCTGGTTCGTCCGGATCCGCGGCGCGTGACCCTTCCCACGGTCCGCTTTCTGACCGACGCCGACGGCACGTCGTCTTCGAGACCGCTGCTGGAACGCCTGAAGCGCAGCGCCCTGCTCTTGCTCCAACTGCTCGCGATCGTCCTCTTCGCGACGGCGCTCGCGGCGCCGTACGTCCCGGTCTCGGAATCTGAGACCGTCGAGGAGACGGTCCTCGTCGTCGACGCCAGCGCGAGTATGAACGTCGAGACTGGTGGCACGACGCGCTTCGACCGCGCCGTCGCCGCCGCACGCGAGGAGACCACCTCGACGACCTCCGTGGTCGTCGTCGACGGGGAGTCCTCGATCGCGCTCAGGGCCGGGACCGCGGGCGACGCGGCGGAGACGCTCTCGGACCTCCGCGCCACCGACGCTCCGGGAGACCTCCGAACGGCGATCGCGCGCGGATCGAGTCTCGCCGGCGAGAACGCGCGCGTCGTCGTCCTCAGCGACTTCGCCGGCGACGATGACTGGGAGGCCGCCGTGCAATCAGCCCGCGCCCGCGGGCTGACGGTCGACCTCCGGCAGTTCGACGGCGGCGGCGACGACAACGTCGGTATCGTCGACCGGAGTTTCTCCGGCGAGGAAGTGACGGTCTCGGTACAGAACTCCGGAAGCGAGGAGGTCACCCGTCGGGTCTCGCTGGGCGAGGCCGAGGAGACCGTCTCGCTCGCGCCCGGCGACGTCCGCAGCGTCACCCTCCCGGTCCCCGCCGGCGGCGGCGAGGTCCGACTCTCGCCCGGCGACTCCTTTCCCACCGACGACGTCGCCTACGTGGCCGCGCCCGAGGACGCCGCCGTCGACGTGCTCCTCGTGACGAACGACGAGAACCGCTACCTGACGACGGCGCTGTCGGTGATCGATCCGGTCGAACTGACGGTCGTCGAGCCGCCGGACTCAATCCCCGACCCGCCCGAGGAGACCTACGACGTCGTGCTCTACAGCAACGTCGACGCCGACGAGATCCGCGACGCACACGTCGCCGCCGGCCGCGACGCCCTCGCCGCGGACGGCGGCGTCGGCGTCCAGGCCGACGGGTCGATGCCGGTCGACGCATACGGCGACCTGCTCCTGATCGCTCCGGACGGGATGGGCTCGAACCCGACGCTCGCGACGCCCGCGGCGGACGAACTGACGCGTGACATCACGTTCCCGCCGCCGGAGCGGTACGTCCGCGGCGACCTGCGATCGGGACGGGCGCTCGTCTCGACGAACGACGGCACGCCGATCGTCGCGACCGAGAGTCGGGGCGGCGGCCGGATCCTCTATTACGGCTACGTCGAGTCGGGATCGTCGTTCAAGTACGACTTCGAGTACCCGATCTTCTGGAAGCGAAGCGTCTACGCGCTCGCGGATCGGGAGTCGCTTTCGGACCTGAACCGCGAGACGGGAGCGGGCCTCTCCTTCGGCAACGAGACGACGATCGAGACGCCGCGCGGCGAGGTGACGGCGTCGCGGATCGACGCCGCCGCCGCCGGCTTCTACGTCGCCGACGGCAGTCGGTACAGCGCGTCGCTGCTCGATCCCGCCGAGTCCGACGTGTCGGCGGCGCCGGTCGACTCCGACGCCGGCGGCGCCCCGACGACGAGAGAGGAGGAGCGGACCGTGCCGGGACCGCTGACCGAGTGGGTCGCTCTCGGGATCGTCGCCGTCGCGCTCGGCGAGGTCGCCTTCCTCCGCCGGCGGGGTGATCTGTGA
- a CDS encoding Lrp/AsnC family transcriptional regulator has translation MEAKRELLDLLLSDARQSTEDIARQLGVDAATVEKLVDELESEGAVRGYQAVVDWDSVDEEHVRAEVELNVELDRETGYEEIARRIAKFPEVSSLRLISGSYDFAVDVEGESMHDVSNFVSEQIAPIPEVTQTVTHFVMTTYKERGVYFGDGDDDDRLAVSP, from the coding sequence ATGGAAGCGAAGCGGGAACTGCTCGACCTGTTGCTGAGCGACGCTCGACAGAGCACCGAGGACATCGCGCGACAACTCGGCGTGGACGCAGCAACGGTCGAGAAACTGGTCGACGAACTGGAGTCCGAGGGGGCGGTCCGCGGCTACCAGGCGGTCGTCGACTGGGACAGCGTGGACGAGGAACACGTCCGCGCGGAGGTCGAGTTGAACGTCGAACTCGACCGCGAGACCGGCTACGAGGAGATCGCGCGGCGCATCGCGAAGTTCCCCGAGGTGTCCTCGCTGCGGCTCATCTCCGGCAGTTACGACTTCGCCGTCGACGTCGAGGGCGAGTCGATGCACGACGTCTCGAACTTCGTCTCCGAGCAGATCGCGCCGATCCCGGAGGTCACCCAGACGGTGACGCACTTCGTGATGACGACGTACAAGGAGCGCGGCGTCTACTTCGGCGACGGCGACGACGACGACCGCCTCGCCGTCTCGCCATGA
- a CDS encoding pyridoxal phosphate-dependent aminotransferase — protein sequence MTENADRLSRRARETPPSGIRRFFELAEEMDDLVSLGVGEPDFSAPWAARAAAIDSLERGRTSYTANRGRRDLRERIAAHVTRYDLSYDPDDEILVSTGASEAVDLAMRALIDPGDAVAVPQPSYISYGPTVTFSGGEVVPVETHAENDFVLTYEDLERAGADEASILVLCYPNNPTGAVMTREELAEVAEFVREHDLFVLSDEIYAALRYEDEHVSIATLPGMRERTVVFNGFSKAYAMTGMRLGYALGPSEVIDAMNRIHQYTMLSAPTTAQFAAIEALDSCDGAVEEMRREFDRRRQFVISRFNEIGMDCFEAKGAFYVFPKCPPGWEDDEAFAEALIREERVALVPGRVFGDGGAGHLRVSYASSMGELKEALNRIESFVEDR from the coding sequence ATGACGGAGAACGCGGATCGGCTCTCCCGGCGGGCCAGGGAGACGCCGCCCTCGGGGATCAGGCGGTTCTTCGAACTCGCCGAGGAGATGGACGACCTCGTCTCCCTCGGCGTCGGTGAGCCCGACTTCTCCGCGCCGTGGGCGGCCCGAGCGGCGGCGATCGACTCCCTGGAGCGGGGGCGGACGTCCTACACGGCGAATCGGGGGCGACGGGACCTCCGCGAGCGGATCGCAGCCCACGTCACGCGATACGACCTCTCCTACGATCCCGACGACGAGATCCTCGTCAGCACGGGCGCGAGCGAGGCGGTCGACCTCGCAATGCGCGCGCTCATCGACCCCGGCGACGCCGTCGCGGTCCCGCAGCCCTCCTACATCTCCTACGGGCCGACGGTGACGTTCTCCGGGGGCGAGGTCGTGCCGGTAGAGACCCACGCGGAGAACGACTTCGTCCTCACGTACGAGGACCTCGAACGCGCCGGCGCCGACGAGGCGTCGATCCTCGTGCTCTGTTACCCGAACAACCCCACGGGCGCGGTGATGACGCGCGAGGAACTCGCGGAAGTTGCGGAGTTCGTCCGCGAACACGATCTCTTCGTCCTCTCCGACGAGATCTACGCGGCGCTCCGCTACGAGGACGAGCACGTCTCGATCGCGACGCTACCGGGGATGCGCGAGCGGACCGTCGTGTTCAACGGCTTCTCGAAGGCGTACGCGATGACGGGGATGCGGCTCGGGTACGCGCTCGGTCCCTCCGAGGTGATCGACGCGATGAACCGGATCCACCAGTACACGATGCTGTCGGCGCCGACGACCGCGCAGTTCGCCGCCATCGAAGCGCTCGACTCCTGCGACGGGGCCGTCGAGGAGATGCGCCGGGAGTTCGACCGCCGTCGACAGTTCGTCATCTCGCGGTTCAACGAGATCGGGATGGACTGCTTCGAGGCGAAGGGCGCGTTCTACGTCTTCCCGAAGTGCCCGCCCGGCTGGGAAGACGACGAGGCGTTCGCGGAGGCGCTCATCCGCGAGGAGCGCGTCGCGCTCGTCCCCGGCCGCGTCTTCGGCGACGGGGGCGCGGGACACCTCCGCGTGTCGTACGCGTCCAGTATGGGCGAGTTGAAGGAGGCGCTGAACCGGATCGAATCGTTCGTCGAGGATCGCTGA
- a CDS encoding DUF7504 family protein produces MHTGGGTDGSTVGATVGVATALDDLKSRGSALLVVGTVPEDVYNRVSACLLGGDADADRRRLVVERGSGSEIRFDRIDRWTPEWTRILSVDVAARSSAADASGAAGDGDRFGPGASPGYPSPTASPTPTSDSTSFDAYGGDPTPDDATVTVEGSIVDLGVEIGTAIREFDAVAGDLDPGELRVAFDCVAALLSEYDRRTVFRFLHVLANDVRSVEGMGHVRVPEPIDSEVVRLFAPLFDAIVELRLDGREPQQRWHLRDADLTSEWLPVDDGR; encoded by the coding sequence ATGCACACAGGTGGCGGTACCGACGGGAGCACCGTCGGTGCCACTGTGGGCGTCGCGACCGCCCTCGACGATCTGAAATCCCGCGGCAGCGCGCTCTTGGTCGTCGGAACCGTGCCCGAAGACGTCTACAACCGAGTCTCCGCGTGTCTCCTCGGCGGGGACGCCGACGCGGACCGCCGGCGACTCGTCGTCGAACGCGGGTCCGGATCGGAGATCCGGTTCGACCGGATCGATCGCTGGACGCCGGAGTGGACGCGGATCCTCAGCGTCGACGTCGCCGCGCGAAGCTCGGCGGCGGACGCGTCGGGAGCGGCCGGTGACGGCGACCGGTTCGGCCCGGGCGCCTCGCCGGGCTACCCGTCGCCGACCGCCTCGCCGACTCCGACGTCCGACTCGACGTCGTTCGACGCGTACGGCGGCGATCCGACCCCGGACGACGCGACGGTCACAGTCGAGGGGTCGATCGTCGACCTCGGCGTCGAGATCGGGACGGCGATCCGCGAGTTCGACGCCGTCGCGGGCGACCTCGACCCCGGCGAGTTACGCGTCGCGTTCGACTGCGTGGCCGCGTTGCTCTCGGAGTACGACAGACGGACGGTGTTTCGCTTCTTGCACGTGCTCGCGAACGACGTCAGATCCGTCGAGGGGATGGGGCACGTCCGGGTTCCCGAACCGATCGATTCGGAGGTCGTGCGCCTCTTCGCCCCGCTCTTCGACGCGATCGTCGAGCTGCGACTCGACGGCAGAGAGCCACAGCAGCGCTGGCATCTCCGTGACGCCGATCTCACCTCGGAGTGGCTGCCGGTCGACGACGGGCGGTAG
- a CDS encoding DUF7503 family protein: protein MSENDTNAVAQYLADHPRAMGVLFTALLLLSQAGSAVAGNHTAISGP from the coding sequence ATGTCCGAAAATGACACCAACGCGGTCGCACAGTACCTCGCTGACCACCCCCGCGCGATGGGCGTCCTCTTCACTGCGCTGCTCCTGCTCTCGCAGGCCGGATCCGCGGTCGCCGGGAACCACACCGCGATCTCGGGTCCCTGA
- a CDS encoding HalX domain-containing protein has product MSADLPMVLVVEDEPDLADLYATWLRDEYRVRVAYGGREALEELDEEVDVVLLDRRMPDLSGDEALEAIRERDVGCRVAMVTAVEPDFDIVAMGFDDYLVKPVSRDSLKDTVENLLRRNSYDDGIQELFALASKKALLESEKDAATLEEHAEYQELTERVQNLRAELDETLTAFDDEHDFTAMYRDLGGDLDVDADSSE; this is encoded by the coding sequence ATGAGTGCTGATCTGCCGATGGTGCTCGTCGTCGAAGACGAGCCGGACCTCGCCGACCTGTACGCAACGTGGCTGAGAGACGAGTATCGCGTTCGCGTCGCCTACGGCGGTCGCGAGGCACTCGAAGAACTCGACGAGGAAGTCGACGTAGTCCTGCTCGATCGACGGATGCCGGACCTCTCGGGCGACGAGGCGCTGGAGGCGATCCGCGAGCGCGACGTCGGCTGTCGCGTCGCGATGGTCACCGCCGTCGAACCCGACTTCGACATCGTCGCGATGGGCTTCGACGACTACCTCGTCAAACCGGTCTCGCGGGATTCGCTGAAGGACACCGTCGAGAACCTGCTCCGCCGGAACAGCTACGACGACGGCATCCAGGAGCTGTTCGCGCTCGCCTCGAAGAAGGCCCTCCTGGAATCGGAGAAGGACGCGGCCACCCTCGAAGAGCACGCGGAGTACCAGGAGCTCACAGAGCGCGTTCAGAACCTCCGGGCCGAGCTCGACGAGACGCTCACCGCGTTCGACGACGAACACGACTTCACCGCGATGTACCGTGATCTCGGCGGCGACCTCGACGTCGACGCTGACAGTTCCGAGTAA
- the guaB gene encoding IMP dehydrogenase: MAKDGSTQGLFSEKLRVPEALTFDDVLLRPMESRVEPDSADVSTHVSRNVELNIPILSAAMDTVTEGRMAIGMAREGGLGVLHQNMDTEQMIAEIERVKRADELVIRRENVVTASPTQTVRDVDAMMEREGVSGAPVVDDDDTVLGIISGTDIRPYLEVGETDEVREAMTDEVVTAPRDVGAREALELMYDHKIERVPIVDDDDRLVGLVTMQGILQRREHENAARDGSGRLRVGVAVGPFDADRAEAADEAGADVIFIDCAHAHNLNVLDSAREIKGSVDADVVVGNIGTREAAEAAVDFADGLKVGIGPGSICTTRVVSGAGMPQITAVAQVADVAAPEGVPVIADGGIRYSGDAIKAIAAGADAVMLGSYFAGTEEAPGRVITMNGKKYKQYRGMGSVGAMKSGGSERYLKDTDEEDEEFVPEGVEAATPYKGTLASELHQLVGGMRSGMGYVGAGTIPEFKERAEFVRVSSAGQTEGHPHDVMITDEAPNYSPDGN; this comes from the coding sequence ATGGCGAAAGACGGTTCTACACAGGGGTTATTCTCGGAGAAGCTTCGGGTACCGGAAGCGTTGACGTTCGACGACGTGCTGCTTCGGCCGATGGAGAGCCGCGTCGAGCCCGACTCGGCGGACGTCTCCACGCACGTCTCGAGGAACGTCGAACTGAACATCCCGATCCTCTCGGCCGCGATGGACACCGTCACGGAGGGCCGGATGGCCATCGGGATGGCTCGGGAGGGCGGCCTCGGCGTCCTCCATCAGAACATGGACACCGAACAGATGATCGCCGAGATCGAGCGCGTCAAGCGCGCGGACGAGCTGGTGATCCGCCGGGAGAACGTCGTCACCGCGAGCCCGACGCAGACGGTCCGCGACGTCGACGCGATGATGGAGCGCGAGGGCGTCTCCGGGGCGCCCGTCGTCGACGACGACGACACGGTACTGGGAATCATCTCCGGCACCGACATCCGGCCGTACCTGGAGGTCGGCGAGACCGACGAGGTCCGGGAAGCGATGACCGACGAGGTCGTCACCGCGCCGCGCGACGTCGGCGCGCGCGAGGCGCTCGAACTGATGTACGACCACAAGATCGAGCGCGTCCCGATCGTCGACGACGACGACCGACTCGTCGGTCTCGTCACGATGCAGGGCATCCTCCAGCGGCGCGAGCACGAGAACGCCGCCCGCGACGGGAGCGGCCGACTGCGCGTCGGCGTCGCCGTCGGGCCGTTCGACGCCGACCGCGCGGAAGCCGCCGACGAGGCCGGCGCCGACGTGATCTTCATCGACTGCGCCCACGCGCACAACCTCAACGTCCTCGACAGCGCCCGCGAGATCAAGGGATCCGTCGACGCAGACGTCGTCGTCGGCAACATCGGCACCCGCGAGGCCGCCGAGGCGGCGGTCGACTTCGCCGACGGCCTGAAGGTCGGCATCGGGCCCGGATCGATCTGTACCACGCGCGTCGTCTCCGGCGCGGGGATGCCGCAGATCACCGCCGTCGCACAGGTGGCCGACGTCGCCGCCCCCGAGGGCGTTCCCGTCATCGCCGACGGCGGCATCCGCTACTCCGGCGACGCGATCAAGGCCATCGCCGCGGGCGCCGACGCCGTGATGCTCGGTTCGTACTTCGCGGGGACCGAGGAGGCGCCCGGGCGCGTCATCACGATGAACGGCAAGAAGTACAAGCAGTATCGAGGAATGGGCTCCGTCGGCGCGATGAAGTCCGGCGGGAGCGAACGCTACCTCAAGGACACCGACGAGGAGGACGAGGAGTTCGTCCCCGAGGGCGTCGAGGCCGCGACGCCGTACAAGGGCACGCTCGCCTCGGAACTCCACCAGCTCGTCGGCGGGATGCGCTCCGGGATGGGCTACGTCGGTGCCGGAACGATCCCCGAGTTCAAAGAGCGCGCCGAGTTCGTCCGCGTCTCCAGCGCCGGACAGACCGAGGGTCACCCCCACGACGTGATGATCACCGACGAGGCGCCGAACTACAGCCCCGACGGGAACTGA
- a CDS encoding DUF5794 domain-containing protein, which produces MSVSRHPVALRLEQQVGGATRLLATVMALPLVDGIFPALIIAGALSSPLGIIETGLLIFGGSATVAVILAEMDGTRREQVTSVLLLGALLLPVAGIEALFAETLKSVLNFEVFHRFAGLVILAVAAKTASAKVGEYLPSPSVIIGFGLIASLEIGGATLVINPDPGTILRAVAAAGVGVAFALAVALFAPRLRGAVDIDRFRFGSSVALGMLAVDVLGLLPTQAPVALAVLGVTALFAYDPDASLEGVESDGPAEAAEGTDPDVAPEPDAGSALSSLRAAVADGGDPGEDGDADSPDERDSEESGGDVGYGYPDSDSSGSRAPWL; this is translated from the coding sequence ATGAGCGTCTCTCGACACCCAGTCGCACTCCGCCTCGAGCAGCAGGTGGGCGGTGCGACCCGGCTCCTGGCGACGGTGATGGCGCTGCCGCTCGTCGACGGGATCTTCCCGGCACTCATCATCGCGGGTGCCCTCAGCAGCCCGCTCGGGATCATCGAGACCGGGCTGTTGATCTTCGGCGGCTCCGCGACGGTCGCGGTCATCCTCGCGGAGATGGACGGCACCCGGCGCGAACAGGTGACGTCGGTGCTCCTCCTCGGCGCGCTCTTGCTCCCCGTCGCGGGGATCGAGGCCCTCTTCGCGGAGACGCTGAAGAGCGTGCTGAACTTCGAGGTCTTCCACCGGTTCGCGGGCCTGGTCATCCTCGCGGTGGCGGCGAAGACGGCCTCCGCGAAGGTCGGCGAGTACCTCCCCTCGCCGAGCGTCATCATCGGCTTCGGCCTGATCGCGAGCCTGGAGATCGGCGGCGCGACGCTCGTGATCAACCCCGACCCCGGGACGATCCTCCGGGCCGTCGCGGCCGCCGGCGTCGGCGTCGCCTTCGCGCTGGCGGTGGCGCTCTTCGCCCCGCGGCTCCGCGGCGCCGTCGACATCGACCGCTTCCGCTTCGGCAGTTCCGTCGCGCTCGGGATGCTCGCCGTCGACGTGCTGGGGCTGCTCCCCACGCAGGCACCCGTCGCACTGGCCGTGCTGGGCGTCACCGCCCTGTTCGCTTACGATCCCGACGCGAGCCTGGAGGGCGTCGAATCCGACGGCCCCGCGGAGGCGGCCGAGGGGACGGACCCCGACGTCGCTCCCGAACCCGACGCCGGTTCGGCGCTCTCCTCGCTGCGAGCCGCCGTCGCGGACGGCGGCGACCCCGGGGAGGACGGCGACGCCGACTCGCCCGACGAGCGGGACTCCGAGGAGAGCGGCGGCGACGTCGGATACGGCTACCCCGACTCCGACAGCTCCGGCTCCCGGGCGCCGTGGCTCTGA
- a CDS encoding DUF5795 family protein translates to MSNRVVEGRMVTPKRLAELVEGEAPLEAESIEDAEMDCPECGENVISVGYMPSVTEFVTAYKCQECSWSDTDR, encoded by the coding sequence ATGAGCAACCGCGTCGTCGAGGGACGGATGGTCACGCCGAAACGGCTCGCCGAACTCGTCGAGGGCGAGGCCCCGCTGGAAGCGGAATCGATCGAAGACGCCGAGATGGACTGCCCCGAGTGCGGAGAGAACGTCATCTCCGTCGGGTACATGCCGAGCGTGACCGAGTTCGTGACGGCCTACAAGTGCCAGGAGTGCTCCTGGTCGGACACCGATCGGTGA
- a CDS encoding SDR family NAD(P)-dependent oxidoreductase: MDIDLGLEDNVVLVTGSATGLGHACAEAFSRQGAKVALAAPNLDGLAYASDRLHALGEGEIFGLEVDVRNRDHLAALVEETVDQYGGIDHLVTGPRPLEPERFLDVSDEDWFRGFDRLFMSVVWAIRESAGHLEDSDQGTVVTVANPSIPALADELPMATAYGRAVQGLTESQATTFAPDVRVNAVVPGPHETEDLESLLARRVEAGEYPDVDSAWEAVLADCPYESPGDPLDLGKMVTFLSSRHASFVNGATVPIDGGSGL, translated from the coding sequence ATGGACATCGACCTCGGACTGGAGGACAACGTGGTGCTCGTCACCGGAAGTGCGACCGGACTCGGACACGCCTGTGCCGAAGCGTTCTCGCGGCAGGGGGCGAAGGTCGCCCTCGCTGCGCCGAACCTGGACGGCCTCGCGTACGCCAGCGACAGGCTCCACGCCCTCGGCGAGGGCGAGATCTTCGGTCTCGAAGTCGACGTGCGCAACCGCGACCACCTGGCGGCGCTGGTCGAGGAGACCGTCGACCAGTACGGCGGCATCGACCACCTCGTCACGGGACCGCGGCCGCTCGAACCGGAGCGGTTCCTCGACGTCTCCGACGAGGACTGGTTCCGTGGGTTCGACCGGCTGTTCATGAGCGTCGTCTGGGCCATCCGCGAGTCCGCCGGCCACCTCGAAGACTCCGATCAGGGGACAGTCGTCACCGTGGCCAACCCCTCCATCCCCGCGCTCGCAGACGAGCTGCCGATGGCGACCGCGTACGGGCGGGCGGTTCAGGGTCTCACCGAGAGCCAGGCGACGACGTTCGCGCCCGACGTCCGCGTGAACGCGGTCGTCCCGGGCCCCCACGAGACTGAGGACCTGGAAAGCCTCCTCGCCCGGCGGGTCGAAGCCGGCGAGTACCCCGACGTCGACTCGGCCTGGGAGGCCGTGCTCGCGGACTGTCCCTACGAGTCGCCGGGCGATCCGCTCGATCTGGGGAAGATGGTCACCTTCCTGTCCAGCCGGCACGCGAGCTTCGTCAACGGCGCGACCGTCCCGATCGACGGCGGATCCGGGCTCTGA
- a CDS encoding winged helix-turn-helix transcriptional regulator, translating to MSNHDEPSDTDVKLEVWCAGEEWCPVTTTSSLIGKKWHPVIIHRLLEHGPSGFNELKKNVDGISSKVLSDSLEDLGEKQLVDREIVSEKPVRVQYSLTGHGRSLEPVIYAMRDWGLEHLTEPSDE from the coding sequence ATGTCGAACCACGACGAACCTTCCGATACCGACGTGAAACTGGAAGTATGGTGTGCGGGCGAGGAGTGGTGTCCGGTGACGACGACGTCCTCGCTCATCGGAAAGAAGTGGCACCCGGTGATCATCCATCGGCTCTTGGAACACGGTCCCAGCGGATTCAACGAACTCAAGAAGAACGTCGACGGCATCTCCAGTAAGGTCCTCTCGGACAGCCTCGAAGACCTCGGCGAGAAGCAGCTCGTCGACAGGGAGATCGTCAGCGAGAAGCCGGTCAGGGTCCAGTACTCTCTCACGGGCCACGGCCGCTCGCTCGAACCGGTGATCTACGCGATGCGGGACTGGGGGCTCGAACACCTCACGGAGCCCTCCGACGAGTAG
- a CDS encoding NAD(P)H-hydrate epimerase — MTTERFRTSAGVDVPAVTAETMRRVDRVAVDDVGIELLQMMENAGRTLAARVFDVGGSSALVVAGNGGNGGGGLACARHLANHDVDVSVVLDRAPEELTGAAARQHRILREMGVSSQVGPEPVSETGPVDVVVDALIGYGLAGRVREPAEALIRETNRHDAPVISLDVPSGIDATTGETLGDAVRPDRTVTLALPKTGLEGRAEPLFLADIGIPRAVYDRLDIEYENPFGRGFWVELRS, encoded by the coding sequence ATGACCACAGAGCGGTTTCGCACGTCCGCCGGGGTCGACGTCCCGGCAGTGACCGCGGAGACGATGCGCCGCGTCGACCGCGTCGCCGTCGACGACGTCGGAATCGAACTCCTCCAGATGATGGAGAACGCGGGGCGGACCCTCGCCGCCCGCGTCTTCGACGTCGGCGGCAGTTCGGCCCTCGTCGTCGCCGGGAACGGGGGCAACGGTGGCGGCGGACTGGCCTGTGCGCGACACCTCGCGAACCACGACGTCGACGTGTCGGTCGTGTTGGACCGCGCCCCCGAGGAACTGACCGGTGCCGCCGCACGGCAGCATCGCATCCTCCGCGAGATGGGCGTATCATCACAGGTGGGGCCCGAGCCCGTCTCCGAGACCGGCCCGGTCGACGTCGTGGTCGACGCGCTCATCGGGTACGGACTCGCGGGTCGGGTCCGGGAACCGGCCGAGGCACTGATCCGGGAAACGAACCGACACGACGCGCCCGTGATCTCGCTCGACGTGCCCTCCGGTATCGACGCGACGACGGGAGAGACGCTGGGCGACGCCGTCCGACCCGACCGCACGGTCACGCTGGCGCTTCCGAAGACAGGTCTGGAGGGTCGCGCCGAACCGCTCTTCCTGGCGGACATCGGGATCCCGCGGGCGGTCTACGACCGGCTCGACATCGAGTACGAGAACCCCTTCGGGCGGGGGTTCTGGGTCGAGCTGCGGTCTTGA